In Citrus sinensis cultivar Valencia sweet orange chromosome 3, DVS_A1.0, whole genome shotgun sequence, the sequence ACAGTTTACAAGTAACTCAAATGAAACACTTGGTGTGCAAGTTTTAAAGTCTCGTGGATTCTTCCCACATGCATATTGGTATTGGCTTGGATTGGGGGCTACAATTGGTTTTGTACTATTGTTCAACATCGGTTTCACCCTGTCTCTTACTTTTCTCAACCGTGGGTGTCTCTGCCTTCTTTACTTTAACTACTACTTTTAAAGAAGCGAGTTTATGTTGTAATTTTGTGCGAATATATATGTGCAGAATTTGAGAAGCCTCGGGCTGTTATATCAGATGAATCTGAAAGTAATGATCTTGGTAACAGAATTGGAGGAACAGCGCAATTATCAACCCATGGAAGTAACTCCAGTCACAAAACTTGCTCAGGTGATGAagctgtttttatttttttgacaagTACCAGATATTTTGTAAGTGCCTTTTGATGCTAactatttatgttaacaagtAGAGAGTGAAGACATTACAGTGAAAGACTCCTTTTCCCAGTTGTTATCCCAGAGAGAAGTCACTGTTGGTGCAATTCAACCGAAGAAAAGAGGAATGGTGCTTCCATTTGAACCACATTCCCTCACCTTTGATGAAGTTACATACTCTGTTGACATGCCAAAGGtaacattaatattaaaaccAATGAAAGTATGGATGATATCTTGATTCAATACATTGTAGTCCAGACATGACAACTAATTGGCTCAGTTTTAACATTTCTAGGAAATGAAACTTCAAGGTATTCTTGAAGACAAATTGATGCTTCTAAATGGTGTGAGCGGTGCTTTCAGGCCAGGTGTTCTTACAGCTTTAATGGGCGTCAGTGGCGCTGGTAAAACCACTTTGATGGATGTGTTGGCTGGTAGGAAAACAGGTGGATACATTACTGGGAACATAACAATATCTGGTTACCCAAAGAAACAAGAAACATTTACTCGCATTTCGGGATACTGTGAGCAAAACGACATTCACTCTCCTTTTGTTACTGTATATGAGTCCTTGCTCTACTCAGCCTGGCTTCGTTTACCACCTGAAGTTGATTCTGAAACCCAAAAGGTTTGTACTTAAATTGCCTGGAGCGTTGCATCATTGAGACAGTTGATTCCCTGAATATATTTTTGGGTGTGGTCATACTAGTTTATAGTTTAACCCTTTGGTTTACAGATGTTTATTGAGGAAATCATGGAGCTTGTGGAGCTGAACCCATTGAGACAATCACTGGTTGGTTTGCCTGGTGAGAGTGGTCTGTCAACAGAGCAGCGTAAGAGGCTAACCATTGCAGTTGAACTAGTGGCTAACCCGTCCATCATATTTATGGATGAGCCAACCTCAGGGCTGGATGCAAGGGCCGCTGCTATTGTAATGAGGACTGTCAGAAACACGGTAGACACTGGAAGAACAGTAGTGTGCACCATTCATCAACCAAGCATTGATATATTTGAATCTTTTGATGAGgtaagaaaaatgttaatactgtatcatttttttgttttcctttcttttcctGAGTGCTATCAGCATTATTTAACAATGGATTGCAGCTGTTCCTAATGAAGCGAGGGGGACAAGAGATTTATGTTGGGCCATTGGGTCGCCATTCTTGCCATCTTATACGCTATTTTGAAGTATGACCCTCGTGTTTACATTAGAAATCTTACttgatataatattaaaattgactTGCATAATTTACATTATGAAAGCATCTGCAATATGATACCTTTACCTTTATGAAGGGAATTCCCGGAGTAGAAATTATTAAGGATGGCTACAATCCGGCGACCTGGATGTTGGAAGTTACAGCTAAATCGCAAGAATTAACTTTGGAGATTGATtttactgatatttacaaaggCTCCGAATTATACAGGTACATAACCTGTAAACCAAAATCCATTCACCACTTTGCCAGTGAATTTGTTTAGCTAAGGATTGATGCTGATGTATGTCATGTGTGCATCAGGAGAAACAAAGCACTCATTGAAGAATTAAGCAGGCCTGCTCCGGGTTCAAAGGACCTCTATTTTCCTACTCACTACACTCAGTCATTTTTCATGCAATGTGTGGCTTGCTTGTGGAAACAACACTGGTCATACTGGCGAAATCCACCATACACTGCCGTTAGATTTCTTTTTACGACCGTCATAGCTTTGACATTTGGAACAATGTTCTGGGACATGGGCACTAAAATGTGAGTTACAACAAGGACTCTTTAAAATCTATGTAATTACATTGCAGCTTGATATGTCTTCCatactaaattttgaaattttaattcctAGGAAAAGGAACCAAGATCTGTTCAATGCAATGGGTTCCATGTATACTGCTGTATTCTTCCTCGGTGCTCAATATTGTTCATCAGTGCAGCCAGTAGTCGCTGTTGAAAGGGCAGTATTTTGCAGAGAAAAAGGAGCTGGAATGTATTCTGCCATGCCATATGCATTTGCACAAGTACTCTTTTTTACTCAttatctatttgttttaattttcaaagcaACTGTGTTTCTTTACTGAtgttctattttcttttctgcaGGTTATGATTGAGATACCTTACATATTTGTTCTGTCAGCAGTGTATGGTATTATAGTCTATGCCATGATTGGATTCGAATGGATAGCCGCCAAGTTCTTTTGgtatttgttcttcatgttCTTCAGTTTATTGTACTTCACCTTCTATGGCATGATGACTGTGGCTATGACACCAAACCACCACATTGCTGCCATTGTTTCGATTTTATTTTACGGGTTGTGGAATGTCTTTTCCGGGTTTGTTATCCCCAGAACGGTAAgtatattgttttcaattttcccATTTCTAATTTAGATGCTGGATATCATTgcttattagaaaatttttagcTAATTGTTTCCTTATCTTTTAACTTTAGATACTAGATAGATTTCACAGTTTACTGAAACTTTGTAGCTATTGTTTCTCCTTGTCTTTCAACTTGTCAAACAACAGAGGATTCCTCTGTGGTGGAGATGGTACTATTGGGCAAACCCTGTAGCTTGGACCATGTATGGATTGGTTGCTTCACAGTTTGGAGATGTAGAGGACAAAATGGAAAGTGGTGAAACAGTGAAACAGTTTGTGAGaagttattttgatttcaaacATGATTTTCTAGGAGTAGTTGCAGTTGTTGTTGCAGCCTTTGCAGTGCTGTTTGGAGTGCTCTTCGCAGTAGGAATTAAGAGGTTTAATTTCCAGAATCGATAggaattcaatttcatttttgagATCAAGTCCGCTTAATGAAAAAGTAATGCCACCAAACATTCTAAGGCACGAAGGGGAATAGGGGTGCAGGTGCCTTGGCTAGTCTTGGTTGGCAATTTCCTCCCCAGTGTTATAAAAGGGGGCTGTCAGGATTTTGtaaggtttttaaaaaattatatcgaTAGTTATGggaattgattaaaataatagctTTTTCATATTATGTTTGTACCCAGTATTAATTGGTGTCACTTAGAAACTGGTTTTGAAGATTGCTTGGAGAAGCTATCAGCATAGTTTTCAAAGAATGGATAAATTatgaatcaaataaaataagaaatcgACAACGCACTCAcacagcaaaaaaaaatttgtttttgtatgTTTATTAGTATTTATTCTTTGATGTTTATAGCCCAGTTTATACATTTGATCTGTAATAGCTGTCGCTGCACTTGATCGGTGGTCAATATTCACTGCTGAATAAGACAATGAAGATAAGATCTTTATGAATCTCTGCTGATTTAGCTCACAATTTCGAGTTAACAGCTTTCCCACCAAGCCACAACTCGTTGAGGCATTTCGTCAAACACTCTGCAGTTTTCAGCAAAAATCTTTGTTTTTAACACGAAAGAGGTAAAAGTGCTCATACTCAATTTAGTCATGGGGAAGGATCGGTGCCCCCTTAGCATTACACAAGTTCttatatcaattttaaatcattatattaaagatgaataaatgatTAAGATTGAAAACTTCGAGAAAACAAATTGTCATAAGGTTTTTCGCgatgagaaattttaaaatacattaaagGTACTATGTCATTTTATAACAAGCAAATAATGGTATAAcatgtattatttattttaaaaaaccacATACAATTGATGGctgtattaaatttatttacacatatCATACATacattaattgattatattacctctaatatattctaaaattccACGTTGGCTCAAAAATACTAATGCAATGGGATTAGCATAAGGATGGATTATATAATAACACTTCAATGTTAAAACACCGGGACTGTTTACTCAGCTGTTGAGTGTTAAAGTCATTTTTCTACTTAATGAATATTGCCAtgaacttttataaatttatgtaatCATAACCGCCTCTACCATACCATTCCATTTATGCTGTTagataaaacataaaaatatacttaATCACTTGATACATAATCAATAGCCATTTATAATAAGCGACACTGCTCTGTCAAAATTAACTAAAGCACAATATTTCTGTGCAGGAATTTCTATTACCGTTGAACTCACCAGAAGAGAGAAAAGCACTTGTTGGTTTTTGGTTGGTTTTGAATGGACGGTAGTCAGGATATTTTCATGGGCAGTACTAGCTTGTATAGAAGCACTTCTACATGGGGAACAAATTCTCGAGGTGGTTTTCCGAGGTCTTCAAGAATAAGAGAAGGAGATGACGAGGTGGAAACTCTAAAACGGGCTGCTCTTGAGAAATTGCCTACTTATAATCGTTTGAGGAAAGGGATATTAACTACTTCACGAGGGGAAGCTGTGGAAGTTTGATGTTTCAAATCTTGGACCGCAAGAAAGGCAAAAGTTGATCTTTAAATTGGTGAAAGATACTGATATTGATAATGAGAAGTTCTTGTTGAAGCTCAAAGACCGCGTTGataggtaaatttttttttcccccatttTTCAGCAGCTCCAAGCGCCTTGGCTAGTCAAGAATGTGATTCAGGAAGGGCAAGGTCAAACaacaatataatacaattttttttaacaaaaataataagtagcAGAATTTGAACTTTATTGCAAAAGAAGAGAATAAGTTGCAaagaaatcttaatttttgtacGGAATGAAGGAAATATGAAAGTAAGCGTATATAACTCGTGGTGGGCAGAAGTGAAtcggatttaaaaaaaaaaagtagtcaatttgattcaattttttcagTTTCAGTCCggttattttcaaaaattgatttttttttaagcgtTATAATCGACTACTAAATATTGGTTTGGTTattgattcaaaattttagaattgaaaaaaaagttgaactttttggtaattttaagaaattaaacatttgtcatattattattggtgcacatattaataaaataaaaatataaataaacatatggaaaattttaaaaaaataaaaataaaaccaaaccgattggttttggtttttgaaTTCGCTTAAAATCAAAGCCGAATCGATCCGAATTTTTTAGTTCGAACCAAACCGATGCCACCTCTAAgcataatgaaattaaatattgttgatgcgagattccggttctcctcgttctacgatcaggatctctgctcgatcaacttcgtcacgaccaggaggtctcctcgccaggcttcttctccagaggtccctgcgtacacagataagtcagagtacgccggttgttttcccggcgcaaaccctccgacgctcaagtcagatatgaaggttcgggaaaagcttgccacaggtcttatggcgttttttgtggttttctcttctttttaggTTTTTCCTCTTCTAATCTCCAGAAtgccaacccttttaccttcgttggctacctttttataggcttcctctgaatctcagtcttccgctcttttcgagacggtatgggactccaactgctgcgttatgggcaaaacatgggatctagcgtgttacgccacggttcaggggaaagcgtggctgccatggctctgtgagaccttgcgtgttacgccacggttctggggaaagtgtggctgtcatggttctgtgagatcttgcgtgttacgtcgcggttctggggaaagcgtggctgttgtgcctagattctcgtgctggagagcacgtcttgccaactgccgtcgaccgggtctcctcgcctctcgatctctagccggaatggccttatgcctcttataggaaattggcctcgcggacgacaacatcgtggacgagcaggatatttctgctcctgttcttccacgcaccaggctttaacggaacacaccggttcgcagaactccgccatcagatatctgctcgtcattcctggtcccttcgacgcatttatcccaaacagtatccctcccaaacaccggtcccccagtttctggtgttgggtaatgtagtggaccagcagtagaaactcgatagtactcgctcgcgtgggattggaaaaggctgccaggagtcatgtcgcatttaattgcggacgaggtgacgtggcagacatccccccctccatttgaatttcaaaccgacgGTTACGAGATCCTCGGGATTCGGCGCAGTTATATGCTGGCAACCCAAGAGTCCGTCCTCATTTGGAAAGCCAAATCCTCTCGAACGGCATATTCACCATTCACTCTGTCTCCGTCTACGTCTCTGTTTCTCCAGTAAAGAAGTTCCGGCACAAAGCCCCCCCCTCCTTGCCTTTCTCCGATTGAAGCGGTACTTCAGGTATTACTTCTCTCTCCTCGGTCTTGAATAGTTTGTAGataacttcttttttctttcgttTGGGTAGTAGTTGGTGGTGTTGCGGTTAGAGTTTAGGGAATGTCGAAAGGCAAAGAGAAGGTCGTTGAGGTTGATGACGACGAGTTGGACTTCCTGCCTAGTCTGCTCACCAATCCCGCCTTTGACCCCGAGGTCCCCTTAGAGCCTGTTAGGCCTAGTGTCAGGACTAGTGCTAGGAGCATGTCTCCCCAAACGACCTCTACAAGCGGGAGTAATGGTGAGGATGGATCTTCTGACTCCGAGGATACTTTGAGTGGGGGTCGAGGAGATGATTCTGGTGAGGCGTCCCCATCGGGGGCGCCGCGACCAGAGGGGAGGAGTACAATAGGAGGTAGAGCCATATCGCGGGATTATGCTATTGATTACATGACGTGCACGACCACGTTTGATGAGCTCGAGGACCTCCGGCTGAGGTATAGCATTCCTGGCGAGATACCTCTCAAGGTCCCGGGAAAGAAGGATGCTCCCAGCCGGCCTCCTACGGGATATGTTACCCAGTATCTGGACAGCTTTAAGTACGGGCTGAGGTGTCCCTTGCAACCTTACTTTGCCCGGATACTTAACGGGCTAAATCTAGCTCCTGGTCAGCTGAATCCCAACGGGTGGAGAGTgctctctggtctgttcatattgtgggacagatgttgccaaagcgagcccacggttgatgaggtgaagcacCTGTACCAGCTAAAGAGCAGCTCCAAAGATGCCGGCTGGTACTACTTCCAATCTAGCACCAAGAGCAGGAAACCTATAACCGACCTCCctactggtggtggtgggaattggaagagaaagttcttttttgctgggggtccTTGGGGTCAGGTCGCACAAATAGACGGGAAGGATTATCGGGTCCCACCCCGTTTCACGGTCCCAGGTTGCATGCTCGCTCCAGATGCCTTGTATCCATAATTGTTCTTGTTTCATTGGCTTGTTTCTAACCAAGTGTCTGTTTATGTTGTAGTTTCTTGGGGCGTTCATTTCCCACTCCGACCCGGCCCGCTCAAACGGGTTGAGGCTGTGCTAGTCAATTCCTGCTCGAGCCGGGAACTGATATCCACATACAACTTGCTCGAGTCTCGCTTGATACTTCCTGGCCATAGGATGGAGGACGCTGTGATTGGGGCTCTGACCCGAAAACGTTCTCGACCTCCGACCACGAAGAGGGACGAGAGTAAGGATGCCCCTACCGCGAAGCGGGCCAACATCGTGCAGCAGGCCCCACCCTTGAAGATTTTACCTCCGGCTCCTGTAGAAGTCGGGGAAGCTAGTGGAGTAGCCACAGATCCTGCTACCTCTTCTCCTCCTGTCGGGCCTCGACTTCGCTTACCGGACAGCCGAGCAGAACATCTGGTCCCTTACCTCAATGAGTTAACTAAATCCGTGAGCAAGAGGGACCTGGAGGCCTTTGACGGCCGCACCTTGGGTGAGCTGGTGGGGCCCATGCAGCATAGCGCTTTCCACCTCAGCTGCATGACCACCTATTACAAGGCTAAGGTTGGCCGCTACGAccggaagatgaaggaggatATCCAATCGGCGACGAACAGAGCTGACGTTGCCGAGAAGAAAGCAGGGGAGCTGAATCTCGAGAATCTGAAGCTGATAGAGCAAGAATCacttgctcaagcaaaagccattacCCTCGAGGAGGAGTTTACCAAGGTCAAAGAGGATCTGCAAAGGCAGAAGGCTATGTATGAGGCTCAGCTCGAGTCTCTCCGTGACTCCCACCGAGCTCAGGTCgagaacttggagagggaggccgacaaccagtacgaccagggactCCGGCATTCCTATCGTTGCATCATGGCCGTCCTCGGGAAGCAACACCCTGACCTCaagatggatgaccttgcAGCTGGCGTTGCTCGGCATATGGATGAGGAGGCGGCCAAGGAAGATGCCGAGGGGGTGGAGCCGATCGTGATTGAGGAGGAAAACTCTCCTCCTCGTGGAGTCCCTGTTGAAGTTGGCGAGGCGAGCACCCCCCCGGACGCAACTGGCGATACCCCCCCCGCACCTGAGGAGGTCCAGCCAACCGATGCTGCTCGGCTCACAGATCCGCCgtctttttgatatatttcttttgttgtaatGGACAATGTTCATGAAGATTATCCCCTCTGTTAATCATTAACcaattaataaggatattttttgattactttcttgtgttgtaattatgagttaatttttgtttgagaATCTGCTTGTCTCTGTCTAGACGAGCGGATTCCGGCTTGGCTCATGGTTTTTGCCACATGCCTCCGAAGATTCTTTAATGCTTGGGATTcggctcgccttctcgtggtcgagcagatcctggtatgcttggggattctgctcgccatctcgtggtcgagcagatcctggtatgcttggggattctgaTCGCCTTcgcgtggccgagcagatcctggcatgcttggcttctgtctcgccataagacaggctctgagacttggcgagcctttgcatgccttaggattttctttaaacgatttggattctgctgccttctcgtggccgagcagatcccggcatgcttggcttctgtctcgccataagacaggctctgagacttggcgagcctttgcatgccttaggattttctttaaacgatttggattctgctgccttctcgtggccgagcagatcctagcatgcttggcttctgtctcgccataagataggctctgagacttggcgagcctttgcatgccttaggattttctttaaacgatttggattctgctgccttctcgtggccgagcagatcccggcatgcttggcttctgtctcgccataagacaggctctgagacttggcgagcctttgcatgccttaggattttctttaaacgatttggattctgctgccttctcgtggccgagcagatcccggcatgcttggcttctgcctcgccataagacaggctctgagacttggcgagcctttgcatgccttaggattttctttaaacgatttggattctgctgccttctcgtggccgagcagatcccggcatgcttggcttctgtctcgccataagacaggctctgagacttggcgagcctttgcatgccttaggattttctttaaacgatttggattctgctgccttctcgtggtcgagcagatcccggcatgcttggcttctgtctcgccataagacaggctctgagacttggcgagcctttgcatgccttaggattttctttaaacgatttggattctgctgccttctcgtggccgagcagatcccggcatgcttggcttctgtctcgccataagacaggccctgagacttggcgagcctttgcatgccttaggattttctttaaacgatttggattctgctgccttctcgtggccgagcagatcccggcatgcttggcttctgtctcgccataagacaggctctgagacttggcgagcctttgcatgccttaggattttctttaaacgatttggattctgctgccttctcgtggccgagcagatcccggcatgcttggcttctgtctcgccataagacaggctctgagacttggcgagcctttgcatgccttaggattttctttaaacgatttggattctgctgccttctcgtggccgagcagatcccggcatgcttggcttctgtctcgccataagacaggccctgagacttggcgagcctttgcatgccttaggattttctttaaacgatttggattctgctgccttctcgtggccgagcagatcctggcatgcttggcttctgtctcgtcataagacaggctctgagacttggcgagcctttgcatgccttaggattttctttaaacgatttggattctgctgccttctcgtggccgagtaGATcccggcatgcttggcttctgtctcgccataagacaggctctgagacttggcgagcctttgcatgccttaggattttttcGGTTTCAAGCGAATGAAATTCGTCGACGTTCCATTAATGGCAGGATTTGACTTACATGAAATTGTTcggacataaaacataaaaataaaagataaacagCATGAGCagaaattgctttaaaatgtgagcaagtcttactggaagtattttcggaggtgtgctgcgttccatgggcgtttcacTTCGTGGCCGTCCGCGCgaaccagcttgtaagctccgggccccgctatctgcttgactctatacggcccttcccaattcggtcccagcactccttgagtcgaatctttggtgctctgattcactcttctcAGTACCCAGTCTCCGACCCTAAATTACCGTATGTTCaccttctggttataataCCGAGCAACCCTCTGTTGGTAAGTGACTGATCGCTCGGCTGCTTGTTCCCTCCTCTCCATTagcagatcaagattcaaacatatctgctcgtcattcTCCTGTTCATTGAAATAATCTATCCGGTGTGTGGTCGTTCCTACCTCAGCCGGTATGACCGCTTCATGTCCGAAAGCCAAAGCGAACGGTGTCTCCCCAGTTgcggttttgtgggttgttctgtatgcccatagcaCACCTGACAGCTCGTCAACCCACGCACCCTTTTTTGCTCCGAGCCTGGTTTTCAGAAGCCTCTTGACtgtcttgttggctgcttctacttgtccattcgattgagggtgagcaggcgagcaatacttcagctctatcccgaggttctggcagaaatccctgaagctgtgattatcgaactgcctgccattatccATTACCAAGGCATATGGGATCCCGTATcgacagaccaggtttctccacacgaaatctgttgttttcttctctgtgatcctgctaagggcttctacctctatccacttcgtgaagtaatctatagcaactattgcatgtgttgctgctcctcgtccctttggcaatgggccgatcagatcaattccccattgagcgaatggccaaggggaggccatggaggtgagcttctctggtggttggttagagaaatttgcaaaactctggcagctTGCACAGCTCCTGGTCTTCCTTtgcgcatcctggtgcatcgtcggccagaaatatccctgccttagAACTTTGTGGGCCAGGGACCTCCCGCCAGAATGATTtccgcaaattccttcatgtacTTCCCTCAGCACGTAATCTGCGTCGTCATCGTCCAAACACCAAAGGAACGGTAATGTATATCCTCGCCGATACAGTACCCCATCGATCATCGTGTATCTCGAGGCCTGAGCTCTAATCTTCCGAGCTCGTAGCTTATCTGGTGGTAAGACCCCGTCTCTAAGGTATGAAACTATCGGGTCCCTCCACGAGCCTTTTTGTTCTATCCGCAACACCCCCAAATTTTGCTCGATACTCGGGCGAGACTTCACTTATAGGGGGACCGACTTTGGCATTTTCGGGTCGGCTACGGCTGCCATCCTAGCCAAAATGtctgctcgactattctgctccctggggatttgtatcacctccacTGCTTCGGACTTCCCCATCATTTGCCTGACTATCCTTAGGTACTGttccatcttctcctctcttagttggaatctttcactgacatgATTCACAACCAGCTGGGAATCAGTTCTGATCTTAACTCTGTCTGCTTTCACGGCCCTAGCCAATTCCAGAcctgctatcaaggcttcatattctgcctggttatttgtggctgcaaattccaactttacagcataagagatctcctcccCCTCTGGGCCTTCCAGGACAATCCCTGCTCCTGAACCCCGCTCTCCTGATGACCCATCCACAGATATCTGCCATACTTGAGTTTCGTCGTTGCCTATATCTGCATCTTGCTGATCCAAGCATACTTCGGGCTCCGCGAACTCAGTTACGAAATCGGCCATTGCCTGGGCCTTTATCGCCGCGCGGGGTTTATAGTCTATGTCGAATTCGCTCAGCTCTACAGTCCACTTGACGAGCCGACCAGAGGCATCTGGCTTGTGCAGAATTTGACGCAATGGCTGGTTGGTTATTACCGAGACCGGGAATGCTTGAAAGTACGGCCTCAACTTCcgagcagcaaccacaagggccagtgcccatttctccaacGTTGGGTATCTGATCTCAGCGTCGAGCAGggccttgctggtgtagtatatcggatactgaattccttcttcctctctcaccagAACGGAACTGGCGGCCCGATCAGATACCGCCAAATACAGATTCAACTTGTCCCCATCCCTCGGTGTGGACAGTAGCGGAGCTTGCTGCAAGTAATGCTTCAAGTTCCGGAAGGCTTCCTCGCATTTTGGGGTCCATTCcgttttctttcccctccttatcacttgaaagaatggctgacacttatctgtagccttggatatgaatctgctcaacgccgccaacctccccgtgaggctctgcatctccttcaggtttcgaggagacgtcatttgcacaatcgcctggatcttctcgggatttgcttcaatccccctatggctcaccatgaatcccaggaatttccctgactcgaccccaaaagcacacttctccgggttgagcttcatcttatacttcctcaaaagctCGAACGTCTCCTCGAGATGTCTGACATGTTCCTTCGGGATTTTGgacttggtgatcatgtcgtccacgtacacctccatggttttcccgatcaagggcttaaagactttattcaccagcctttgataggtggccccagcattcttgagaccgaatggcatcaccctgtaacagaacagaccttggttagtgatgaaagccgtgctctcctcatccggctcgtacatggggatctggttgtatcccgagaatgcgtccatgaagctaagcagaccatgtccagccgttgaatctactagctgatcgatctttggtaaagggaagctgtcttttgggcacgccttattgaggtctgtgaaatccacacacatcc encodes:
- the LOC102620755 gene encoding pleiotropic drug resistance protein 1-like isoform X1, producing the protein MTLLLGPPCSGKTTLLLALAGKLDSKLKFSGRVTYNGHGMDEFVPQRTAAYISQHDVHIGEMTVRETLAFSARCQGVGSRYDMLTELARREKEAGIKPDPDIDVYMKAAATEGQEANVLTDYYLKVLGLEVCADTLVGDEMVRGISGGQKKRVTTGEMMVGPALALFMDEISTGLDSSTTFQIVNSIRQNIHILNGTAVISLLQPAPETYDLFDDIILLSDAQIVYQGPRELVLDFFESMGFKCPERKGVADFLQEVTSRKDQQQYWVYKEMPYRFVTAQEFSEAFQSFTVGQKLADELRTPFDKCKSHPAALTTKKYGVGKKELLKANISRELLLMKRNSFVYIFKLTQLSSMALVSMTLFFRTKMHKDSVSDGGIYVGATFFAVMMTMFNGMSDISMTIAKLPVFYKQRDLRFYAAWAYALPAWILKIPISFLEVAVWVFLTYYVIGFDPNIGRLFKQFLLLLLVNQMASALFRFIAAAGRNMIVAMSFGSFVLLVLFAFGGFVLSRDDIKKWWVWGYWCSPMMYAQNAIVANEFFGHSWRKFTSNSNETLGVQVLKSRGFFPHAYWYWLGLGATIGFVLLFNIGFTLSLTFLNQFEKPRAVISDESESNDLGNRIGGTAQLSTHGSNSSHKTCSESEDITVKDSFSQLLSQREVTVGAIQPKKRGMVLPFEPHSLTFDEVTYSVDMPKEMKLQGILEDKLMLLNGVSGAFRPGVLTALMGVSGAGKTTLMDVLAGRKTGGYITGNITISGYPKKQETFTRISGYCEQNDIHSPFVTVYESLLYSAWLRLPPEVDSETQKMFIEEIMELVELNPLRQSLVGLPGESGLSTEQRKRLTIAVELVANPSIIFMDEPTSGLDARAAAIVMRTVRNTVDTGRTVVCTIHQPSIDIFESFDELFLMKRGGQEIYVGPLGRHSCHLIRYFEGIPGVEIIKDGYNPATWMLEVTAKSQELTLEIDFTDIYKGSELYRRNKALIEELSRPAPGSKDLYFPTHYTQSFFMQCVACLWKQHWSYWRNPPYTAVRFLFTTVIALTFGTMFWDMGTKMKRNQDLFNAMGSMYTAVFFLGAQYCSSVQPVVAVERAVFCREKGAGMYSAMPYAFAQVMIEIPYIFVLSAVYGIIVYAMIGFEWIAAKFFWYLFFMFFSLLYFTFYGMMTVAMTPNHHIAAIVSILFYGLWNVFSGFVIPRTRIPLWWRWYYWANPVAWTMYGLVASQFGDVEDKMESGETVKQFVRSYFDFKHDFLGVVAVVVAAFAVLFGVLFAVGIKRFNFQNR